GAAGCCGCAAAAACATTAAACTATAAAAAGAACGGTTTGGCATCAGACTTAAAACGCACGAAAACCAACACGATCGCTTTAATTTTAACCGATTTATCCGGTCCGTTCTATTCTGAATTGATCAAAGGCGTTCAAGATGTAACGACGGCAAACGGCTACGATTTAATTGCCTGTAGTTCTATTGGAGGTTCAAAATCTACAGCGGCTAAATTTTTAACAGAAAAGCGAGTCGATGGAGCCATTATTCTCGCCCACAACATTAGTGACGAAATCGCACTAGAGGCCGCTAAGCACAATTTCCCTATTGTTGTACTCGACCGCCATTTAGAAAGCGAGTCCATTTATCAAGTAGAGGTGGATAACGTCCATGGCGGTTACCTGGCAACTGAGTATTTAATTAAACGCGGCCATAAAGAAATTGCGTATGTAAGCGGCCCTTCTAATTCCCATGACAATATTCTTAGATTTCAGGGATATATGGAAGCGCTTGAAGACAATCACATTCCCTACCAGCCAAAATGGAAGATAGTCAGTGACTTCACAAGAAGTGGAGGCTACCGGGCGACGAAGCTTTTAATCGCGCAAAATGATCTGCCTGAAGCGATCTTCTACGCAAATGATGAAATGGCGATTGGCGGTATGCAGGCATTTAAGGAAAAAGGCATCCAAGTTCCTGATGATATTTCAATGATCGGTTTTGACGATATTCAGCTTGCTGAATACGTACATCCACCGCTCACAACCATTCAACAGCCTAAATATGAAGCTGGGTCGCTTGCTGTCCATTTAATTTTCCAGGTGCTTGGCGGTGAAAAAATCAATCACCATTACAAGCTGACCACCGACCTAATTGAACGGAAGTCTGTGCGGGTCATTCA
This Halobacillus salinarum DNA region includes the following protein-coding sequences:
- a CDS encoding LacI family DNA-binding transcriptional regulator, translated to MATIKDVAKLAGVAISTASYALNGSSKISGETKKKVEEAAKTLNYKKNGLASDLKRTKTNTIALILTDLSGPFYSELIKGVQDVTTANGYDLIACSSIGGSKSTAAKFLTEKRVDGAIILAHNISDEIALEAAKHNFPIVVLDRHLESESIYQVEVDNVHGGYLATEYLIKRGHKEIAYVSGPSNSHDNILRFQGYMEALEDNHIPYQPKWKIVSDFTRSGGYRATKLLIAQNDLPEAIFYANDEMAIGGMQAFKEKGIQVPDDISMIGFDDIQLAEYVHPPLTTIQQPKYEAGSLAVHLIFQVLGGEKINHHYKLTTDLIERKSVRVIQPSSSTQG